In Arthrobacter sp. CJ23, the genomic window GCGCCGGCCCGCAGGCTGCTGTGGCAGCCATCACGCTCTGTTTGGTCTTGTGCTGGTTTCCCGCTCAATCCGTAAATCGATACTACATGTAGTGCAAGCGACTCGGCAGGACCCCAAGATGATGTATTACAAGTATGTCATTTAATGCACCGCTCGTCCACAGGCCGGGTGCTCCAAAATGTCCGTGATTCCGCCAAATCCGGAGATGAAATCCACACCCTGTGGATGAGTTAGCCACATTTAAACACCAGCGTGTCGCATCATCACGGCGTGTCGCGACACATTGAAAGCACCCCTCCAGGAAGGCCTCAAGGGATCAACGCCACACCCGGAAGGGCCGCCCGGAGACGGAACTCACAGTCCATAGCCCAGGGATCACGGGCCTGCCTCAACCGCAAGGTTTCCTTATCCAAACCACGGCGGTAACGTGTCTCTGACGCCGCCGTCCGCAGGAATCCCAGCATTGGCGGGCACAAGCAAGCCAAAGGAACGCTGATGGTCAATCTTCTCCACCTCCGGACCCTGTTGGAGGTGACCCGGCAGGGTTCCTTCGCCGCCGCGGCCGCCCAACTCGGGTACACGGCGTCGGCCGTCTCCCAGCAGATGGCCGCCCTGGAACGCGACACCGGCGTCGAGCTCTTCCACCGCTCGGCACGCAGCGTTGTCCCCACGGAAGCGGCCACCACCATGACCCGGCACGCCGCCAAGGTGCTGACAGACGTCGAGGCCCTGCTCGCGGCGGCTTCCAGGACCCACGACTCCCCCACCCAGGAACTGCGTCTTGGCATTTTCCCCAGCCTGGCCACCTACGTGCTGCCGGACATTCTCCGCAATCCCCGCTGGAACACGCTCGGCATCGAACTGCGCGTGTCCGTGGCCGAGCCTGCCCAGACCATCCAGGGCCTGCGCAGCGGCGGCGAGCTCGACGTCGCCCTCGTCTACCAGGTGGGCCAGTCCGGGCTGGCCTGGCCCCACTCGCTGGAACGGCAGTGGATCGGCGACGACGACTTCCGCGTGGTGCTGCCCGCGTCCTGGGGAATCCGGGAGGACGCCGAAATGCAGGCGGCCCAGCTCTCGGACATGCCATGGATCATCCACCACCCCGGCACCAGCGACGCCCTGGTGATCGAACGGCTTTTTGCCAGCTGCAACCTTCACCCCCGCGTGGTGGCCTACAGCGACGACTTCCACGCGAGCCTCGAAATGGCCTCCGCCGGACTTGGCGCAGCGCTGGTCCCGGAACTCGCCCTGCGGCGCCGGCCGCCCGGCGTCGTGGTCCTGGACGTGCCGGATATCCGGCTCGCCCGCAACGTCTTCGCCCTGCTCATTAACGAAAAGCGCACGGCGCAGGTGCAGCTCTTTACCGAGCTGCTGGCCGACACCCTCCGCGGCGCACCGGCCCCGGTCTCCGGAACGGGTGCGGCGGCCAAGGCCGCCCCCAAACGGCGCATGTGAATTCTGCCAGGATGCTGGAACAGGCCGGTTGTTGGGGCTAGATTGAAGGCATGAGCAAGGTAGCGAGCAAGCATTTTGGGGAAATCGAGCTCAACCACGGGCGGGAACACTGCTATGTGGCCTCGCACGAGCTCGCGGGCGCCCCGCTGGAACTGGACCTGAATGTCACGGCCCACGACCACTTCGATGAAAAGGCCCTGCACAAAGTGGACTACCGGCTGGGGTACCTGCCCGAGCTGGTGGACCAGGTCCGGGAGATGATCGCGGAGGAGCTGGACCAGGACGGCACCAACCCCCAGCAGTTCCTGCATTTCCACTCCTCGCAGCTCAAGGAGGAGCAGCTCCAGGCGGTGTTCGGGGTGCGGGACAAGGCAGAACTCACCAATGAGGTCTTCCTCAAGGCGCTCAAGCTTGGCCACGTGGGCATCTACCCCGGCCAGCCCGAACGCTACTTCGTCATGGACTTCACCCTGGGGTCGCACTTCACGGACGAGCTGCTGGTGGTCGCGGCGGACGAAGACGGTGTAGTGGACGACGAAATCCTCTGGGAGTCCTGAAGGCTTAAACAACAGCGGCCGCCCACCTTTCGGTGGGCGGCCGCCTGTTGCTTGGGCCTACTTTGCTGCTTCCAGCAGGCTGGCGCGGACCGTCTGGGTTGCCTTGACCAGGTTGCGCAGGGACTCTTCGGTCTCGGCGTAGCCACGGGTCTTCAGGCCGCAGTCCGGGTTGACCCAGAGCTGGCGGGACGGGACGTGCTTGACGGCGGTGGCCAGGAGTTCAGTGACCTCGGCCTCGCCCGGAACACGCGGCGAGTGGATGTCGTAGACGCCCGGGCCCACGCCGCGGCCGAAGCCGTGGGACTCGAGGTCGTGGACGACCTCCATGCGGGAGCGTGCGGCTTCGATGGAGGTGACGTCGGCATCGAGGCCGTCGATCGCGTCGATGATCACGCCGAACTCCGAGTAGCAGAGGTGGGTGTGGATCTGCGTGGCGTCGGCTGCACCGGCGGTGGACAGGCGGAAGGAGTCCACGGACCACTTGAGGTAGTCGGCGTGGTCGGCCTTGCGCAGCGGCAGGAGCTCGCGCAGTGCGGGCTCATCCACCTGGATGACCTTGATGCCGGCAGCTTCGAGGTCGGCGATCTCGTCGCGCAGCGCCAGGCCGACCTGGTTGGCGGTCTCGCCCAGCGGCTGGTCGTCGCGGACGAAGGACCAGGCCAGGATGGTGACCGGACCGGTGAGCATGCCCTTCATGGGCTTCCCGGTCAGCGACTGCGCGTATTCGGCCCAGGCCACCGTGATGGGTGCCGAACGGGTGACGTCGCCCCAGAGGATGGACGGACGGGTGCAGCGGGAGCCGTAGGACTGGACCCAGCCGTGCACCGTGACGTCGAAGCCTTCGAGGTTCTCAGCGAAGTACTGGACCATGTCGTTGCGCTCGGGCTCGCCGTGCACCAGGACGTCGTAGCCGAGCTCTTCCTGCAGCTCGACAACGCGCTTGATCTCGTCCTTCATGAGCTGCTCGTACTGCTCGTTGGTGAGGTCGCCCTTGTTGTTGCGGGCTCGCGCCGAACGGATCTCGGAGGTCTGCGGGAAGGAACCGATGGTGGTGGTGGGCAGCGGCGGCAGCTGCAGGGCCGTTTCCTGGGCGGCTTCACGGACCGAGTACTCGGAGCGGTTGAAGTCGGCTTCGGTCAGGGCCTCGGTGCGGGCGCGGACGTCGTCGCGGCGGACGCCTTCGGCGGTGGCGCGGGAAGCGATCACGGCGGAGGCTTCGTCAATGGCTGCCTTGGCGGAAGCCGGCTCGGCCAGGTAGTCGGCGAGGGTCTTGACCTCGACGGCCTTCTGGTCGGAGAAGGCGAGCCAGCTGCGCAGCTGCTCGGAGAGCTGGGTTTCCTCGGCAACATCGTGCGGGACGTGCTGGGTGGAGGTGGAGGTGGAGACGGCGATCTTGCCTGCGGCGGCCTTCAGTTCGTCCAGCTTGGCAGCGGAAGCGGCGAGGTCGTTGCGCCAGATGTTGTGGCCATCCACGACGCCGGCAACCAGGGTCTTGTTGCCGAGGCCGGCAAGGGCTGCTGCGGACGGAACCGCACCCTTGAAGACGTCGATGTGCAGGGCGTCGATATTGGTGGCTGCAAGGGTGCCGAGCTGGCCGTCGAGGGCGCCGTACGGGGTGGAGACAAGGATCTGCGGGCGCTTGGCTGCACCGGAGAGGACCTCGTAGGCACGGGCAACCGCAGCCTCGATCTCGGCGGCCGGGGTGTCCTGGTCAACAACCAGGGCGGGCTCGTCGAGCTGGATCCAGCTGGCGCCTGCGGCGGCGAGCTTCTCGAGCAGCTGCACGTAGACCGGCAGGATGTCCTCGAGGCGGGACAGCGGAGCGAAGCCGGCGGGGGCGTCGTCGGAAGCCTTGGAGAGCAGCAGGTAGGTGACCGGGCCCACGATGTACGGGCGGGTTTCGATGCCGTTGGCCAGGGCGAACTCGAACTCGTCAACCTTGGCGGTGGAGGCGAGCGTGAACTCGGTCTCGGGGCCGATCTCGGGAACCAGGTAGTGGTAGTTGGTGTCGAACCACTTGGTCATTTCCAGCGGCTGCTGATCCTTGTTGCCGCGGGCCAGGGTGAAGTAGCCGTCGATGTCCAGCTGGCCCTCAGCGTTGAGGAGCTTGCCGAAGCGGGCCGGGACGGCACCGAGGTGTGCCGTGGTGTCCAGGACCTGGTCGTAGTAGGAGAAGGTGCCCGGAACGGCAGCCGCTTCGCTGAGGCCCAGTTCCTGGAGGCGCTTGGCGATGGTCAGCTGGATGTCCTTGGCGGCGGCGTCCAGTGCGGCGGCGTCGATCTTGCCCGCCCAGTAGGCTTCGATGGCCTTCTTGAGCTCGCGGCGGCGGCCGATGCGCGGGTAGCCGAGCAGCGACGCTGCCGGGAACGGGGTGGCTGCGGTGGTGTTCTGTTCAGTCATGGTTTTTCCTCGAAGACGTGGGTGAAATGGTTGTTTGTCTGTGGGGCCAGGGGCCAGCGTCAGCTGGCCAGTTCCTGGCGGCGGGCGATCGCGTTGAGCCGGCTGATGGGCCGTGCCGGGCGGGGCAGCGCGAGCTTGTCCAGTACGTCCAGCGCGCAGGCGTGCTCGTTGAAGGTGTACAGGTGGATTCCCGGGGCTCCGGCGTGAAGTGCGGCGTTGGCGAGGTCCACGGTGGCGCGGACGCCGATCCGGCGGCGCTCCGCGTCACTGTCCGCAGCGGCCAGCCGCTCGATCAGTTCCGGTGCGGGTTCGACGCCGGTGAGCTCGCCCAGGCGCTTGAGGCGGCGCAGGCTGGTCAGCGGCATGACGCCGGGGATGATCGGGATGGTGACGCCGGCCCGGCGGGCGCGGGACAGCAGGTCCGCGTACTGCTCGGTGTGGAAGAACACCTGGGTGATGGCGAAGTCGGCGCCGGAGCGCTGCTTGGCCAGCAGCACCTCGATGTCGTGGCCTTCACTCGGCGACTCGGGGTGGCGGGTTGGGTAGGCGGCAACGCCCACGGCCACCTTGCCGGCGCACAGCAGGGCCGAGCGGCGCTGCTCCACGCGGCGGATGAGCTCGATCAGGTCCTGGGCGTAGCGCAGTGAGCCGATGGCAGGCACGCCGCCGTCCTTGGGCAGGTCACCGCGGAGGGCAAGGATGCCCCGGACGCCGTGGTCGAGCAGTTCGCCGATGATCTCGGCCAGTTCCTCGGGGGTGTTGCCGACGCAGGTCAGGTGCGCCAGCGGACGGAGGGTGGTCTCCAGCAGCAGGCGGTTGATGAGCTCGACGGCGGTGTCCCGGTTGGAGCCGCTTGCTCCGTAGGTGACGGAGACGTAGTCCGGATCGGTGGCCTCGAGCTCGCCGATGGTGGTCCAGAGGGATTCGGCGGCTTGCGGGGAACGCGGCGGGAAGAGCTCATAGGAGAGCGCCACCGGTGCTGTTCCGGCAAGATTCGGATGTACGTCAATAAGGCTAGGAGGTGACATTTGCGTCCTTGGCTTTGGTCAGCGAACGGTGGCCAGCAGACCCGGGGGTACGTGGCCGCACGATCGATGAATTGAGTTTGGGATACACGCAACGAACTCCAGCAGGGCGCAGTCGCGACTGTTACGCCTGGATTGAAGCTGTCCGTGTGCAAATGTCAGGCCCACATGGGGGCACCCACACCCTCCTCTCTGCCCTTGCGAGGCAGATCCAGCGGAGGATCGCTGACACGTTACCGCGGTAACTTGTCTACGACTCTAGGGCGGCAAAACGCCCCGTTCAACTCGGTGGCCGAATTAAGACGCAGTTTTACGACTCATGGAGCCACATTCGTGAACTTTGTTCGCCGCAGCCGGCGGCCGCCGGAAGTCAAGCCGCCAGCCAAGCCCGCAGCCGCAAAGCCTCCCCTTGGCGGGCCTGCAGGACTATCCTTTTGCCATGATCCAGCTTCCAGCAAGTTACGCGGAATACCTCGCCGGCAAGAGCGAGCGTTTCATCCAGACCGTCCGGCCCATCCTGATGCAATCGGCCGCGGACCAGAAGCACGGCGTCCGGGTGCTGTACAACCCGGGCCCCACGGGCCATCAGGCGCATCTGGACGACTCGATCCCATACGGTGAAATCGTGGAAGACATCGACTAGCTGACTCAATCCGGAGCTGCAGGTTCCAGTAGCGTCCCATGAGCAGCGGCCGAATCGCGGCAGTGCTGCTGGTGAGTGCAGCGCTGGTCTTGGGCTCAGGGCCCTCCCAGGGTCCTGTCATGGCCGGGACCGGGCCTCTCGCCATGCCTCAGCCAACGGTCCCAGGCCCCAGCGGCCCGGCTGTCCCGGGCCGGCTTCACGTCACCACGGCAGGCGACTATTCGAGCAGTGCGGCCGCTGCCGGAGTCCTCTCGCGCGTAGGAAGCAGCGGGGCCGACTTGCACCTGGCCCTTGGCGACCTGTCCTACGGGGCGAAGGATTCGGAGCGTAGTTGGTGCGATTTTGTCACCTCCCGCACCGGGCCGGGCTTTCCCTTCGAGCTGGTCTCCGGCAACCACGAAAGCAACGGCCAGAACGGCAACATCGACCAATTCGCGGGATGCCTTCCCAACCGGCTGCCCGGACTGGTCGGCAGCTATGGCCGCCAATACTACGTTGACGTCCCGCAACAAAACCCCCTGGTCCGCTTTGTCATGATCTCCCCGGGCATCCCGTTCCCGGATGGGACGTGGGACTATTCCGCGGGCAGTCCGCGCTTCAACTGGACCGCCGCCGCCATTGACGGTGCCCGTGCTGCGTCCATACCGTGGGTGGTGGTCGGCATGCACACTCCGTGCATTTCTGTGGGGAAGTACGGATGTGTCTCCGGAAAATCCCTCACAAATCTGCTGCTCGGCAAGAAAGTCGATTTGGTCCTCAACGGGCACGAGCACATGTACCAGCGGAGCAAGCAGCTGGCACCGTCGCCGGGCTGCGCGGGGCTCGTCCCGGATGCCTACAACGCGGCGTGCGTCCGGGATTCGGACATCGCGCTGGTCAAGGGTGCAGGCACCGTTTTCGCCACCGTCGGCACGGGCGGCGTTCCCCTGCGTGATGTGAACGCGGCCGACGGCGAGGCGCGGTACTTCGCGGCGTCGTCGGGCCTTAACTCGAACCCCAGCCACGGCTACCTGGATCTGCAGTTCACCTCCACCACCTTGAATGCCGCCTTCGTGGCGACCACAGGCACGTTCAACGACAGTTTCACCATCGCCGCGGCCTCACCCTAGCTAGCCCTTCATCGCCCCGGACAGGGCGAACGAACTCCCATGGCCCCGGGCCACCACGACGTAGAGGACCAGGACCGGGACCGAGTAGAGGATGGAGAAGGCTGCCAGCTGCCCGTAGGCGATGGCCCCGTGCTGGCCGAAGAAGCTGAAGATGGACACCGCGGCCGGCTGCTTTGCCGTGGTCAGCAGCAGGATGAACGGCACGAAGAAGTTCCCCCAGGCCTGGATGAAGACGAAGATGAACACGACTCCCAGGCCTTGCCTCATGAGGGGCAGCACGATGGTCCGCAGGGCAACCAGCGCAGAGGCGCCGTCCATCCAGGCCGCCTCCTCCAGCTCCACCGGCACCGCGTCCATGAAGTTCTTGGTCATCCAGATCGCCATGGGCAGCGTGGTGGTGGCCATGAAGAAAATCGTGGCCAGCATGGAGTCCAGCAAGTGCAGCTGCACGAACAGCCCGTAGACGGGCACCATGATCGCGGTGACGGGCAGCGAGGTCCCGAACAGCACCGAATACATGAAGGGCTTGCTGAATCGGGACTGGTACCGGGACAGCGGATACGCCGCCAGCACCGCGGCCACCAGGTTCACGCCGGCGGTCCCCGCGGACAGCAGGAAACTGTTCGCCAGCGGCTGGAACAGCAATTCCGGCGTCAGCACCGCCTGGAAATTCGCGAACGACGGCGCTTGCGGCCAGCGCGTCTGGAAACCTGCCTGGGGATCGGCGGCGGCAAGGACCAGCCAGAGAAGGGGCAGCGCAAAGCACGCGCCGATCACGGCGAGCGCGATGTCGGCAGGGAGACGGGCCCGACGGCGGGCGCTGCGGGCCGCCGTCGGGCCCGTTGCCGGTGGACGGGCGGTGCGGCGCAGCAGCGTCATGGCCGCTTCTCCCGCAGGAGCCAGACATAGGCGGCCCCGAACACCACTCCGATGAGGATGAGCACCGAGGCGATCGCCGTGCCGTAGCCGATGTCGCCGAACTTGAAGGCCTCCTGGTAGGCGAGCACGGGCAGGGTGGTGCTGGAATTGGCCGGGCCGCCTGCCGTCATGACCCAGATGAGCGTGAACACCGCGAGGGTCTGCAGCGTGATGAGCATGAGGTTGGTGGCGATGCTGCTCCGGATCAGCGGCACGGTGACGAACAGCAGCCGCTGCCAGCTGCGGGCCCCGTCAACGAGGGCCGCCTCGGAAATGTCCTGCGGCACCTCGGCCAGTGCCGCGCGGTAGACGAGCATCGAGAAAGCGGTGCCGCGCCAGGTGTTTGCCAGGACGATGGCCATCAGGGGGAACGAGTACAGCCAGTTAGTGCCGCCCGCACCCACGGAGCCAAGCAGCTGGTTGAGGGTCCCGTCCTTGCTGAACCAGGCATAGGCGGCAAAGGCTGCCACGATCTCCGGCAGCACCCAGGAAGCCACCACCGCGATGCCCACCACCGACGAGACGGGCCGCCGGGCGCGGGTCATCAGCAGCGCAATGACAAGGCCCAGCAGGTTTTGGCCCAGGATCGCCGAGGCAACCACGAACACCAAGGTCAGCCCCGCGGACAACGGGAACGACGAGTCGCCCAGCATCCGCATGTAGTTGTCCAGCCCGGTCCACTGCGGGTCCTTGGCTCCCCTGCCGGACAGGGAGGCGTCCGTGAACGAGGCGTAGAACGACCACAGCACCGGGGCCAGGAGAAACAGGAGAAGCAACACGATGGAGGGCACCACCGGCAGCATCCTCAAGCCGCGTTGGAAGGAGGACCGCGGATGGCGCTTTGGGGGGTCATCCTCCCGGGGGCGAGGCAGGGCGCTAGGAGAAGCCATGCGTCATTTCTTGAGCACCTTGGCGGCGCCCACCAGCTTCTCAACGGTCCGGTCGTACTCGGCGGCAGCTTCAGCCGGGCTTTGCTTGCCCGTGATGACCGACTCTGTTGCCACCTGCACGGCGGTGGAGATCCTCGGATAATCGGCCGTGGCCGGGCGGTAGTGCGTCACTGCCACCAGCTCCGAGACGTCCTTCACGAACGGGTTGGCCGCCTGGTAGCTTGGCTCGGCGGCCACGTCCTTGCGGACCGCGATCTGCGAGTTGTTGATGTCGAAGGCGAGGGCGTTCTTCTTGTTCACGGCGGTGGCCAGGTAGTTGAACGCTAGCCCGGGGTTCTTGCTCTTGGCGCCGACGGCGAGCGTCCAGCCGCCGGACATGCTCACCCCGCCGGGGGCCTGGCCCTTCTGCGTGGGGAATTTGGCGACGCCCATGTCCTGCGTGTAACCGGCCCATTCGTAGCTGCCGCCCTTCTGCCAGAACGACGGCGTGTAGGAGCCTTCAACGGTGGCTCCCATCTTGCCCTGCGGCAGCCATTCGCCGAAGACCTTCTTCCACACGTTGGAGTCCAGCGCTTCCGCCGGAGTCACGGCGAGCTGTTCGTCGTAGAGGGTCTCGAGGAAGGCGAGGGAGTCCGTGAAGCCCTGGGAACCGACCACCCACTTCTTCTCCTTCTCGTCGTAGAGCGTGCTTCCGGTGCCGTAGAGCAGTTCGTAGAAGCTCTGCATGACCGTTCCCTCACCCGTGCCCTTGCCGGCGTACATGTTGAAGGGAATCAGTGTGGGATCGGCGGCCTTCATCTTGCGGGCCGCGTCCAGGATCTCGGCCCAGGTGGTGGGCTGCCATGGCACAGGGATCCCGGCCTTCTGCAGGACGGCCTTGTTGTACCAGATGGCCCGGGTGTCGGTGCCGAGCGGTACGGCGTAGATGCCGCCGTCGTCCCCGCGGCCAGCGGCCTTGGCGCCCTCGCTGAACTGGGACCAGTCCTCCCACTTTTCCAGGTAGCCGTCCAGCTTCAGGAGGTATCCGGCGTCGACGTCGGAGCGGACCTTGAAGGTGTCCTCATAGAAGACGTCCGGGGCGGTGTCCCCGGAGCGCTGGGCGAGGGCGAGCTTGGTGCCGTAGTCGTCGTCGTTGGCTTGGATGGGCTGCAGCTCGATGGTGACTCCGCTGTTGGCGGCTTCGAATTCCTTCTTCGCGTCCTGAAGGACCTCGTCCAGGGCAGTGAAGGAATCCGATTTTTGGTAGACCACCTTCAGGGTCTTGCTCTCCGTGGCCTGCGGCGTCGAAGAACAGGCGGTCACCACAAGAAGGGCGACGGCGGCGGCTAGGGTTGCGGCGGACCGCACTGGACGGTGCATGGTGCTCCATTCGGTCAAAGCGGCTGCAGCCCCCCACTTCAGCTGGCCCAGCCCCTGCGGATGTTCAATATGGTCCGCCGGCGGCGGGCAGAGAGGGCTAACCCTCCAGAAGGAGCCTCTGGGCACGTGGCGCCAACGTGTGTTCTAGGACCAGGCAGGCTGCGCCGATGGCGCCTACGTCCTCCCCCACCCCGGTGCCGACCACCTCAATGCTGTGGATCCGCCGCGCCGCGCTGTTTTCCTCGATGATGCCCGGGACGCGCCGCAGGAAGTATTTGGAAATGCGGGCCCAGAAGGGGCCGCCGAAGACCACGCGTTCCACGTCCAGGGTGTTGGTCACCACGGCCGCGGCGCGTCCGACCAGAACGGCGGACCTGTCCAGGATGGCGATGGCCTTCTCATCCCCGGCATCCGCGGCGTCGCACAACCTGGCGAAGTACTCCTGCACTTCCGGGCCCTCCGTGCCGTTGCGGTGGCCGTCCAGGATGCCGGCGGCCTCGGCCTCGGCCACCACGACGACTGGGATGCACGAGGACTTCACGCAGCCCTGGAGCCCGCAATCGCACTGCGGGCCGCCCGGGTCCACGATGATGTGGCCGATTTCGCCGGCGTTTCCGGAAGTGCCGCGGATGACTTCGTCGTTCAGCACGATCCCGCAGCCGATGCCGGTGCCCATGTACATGAAGATAAAGCTGCCGGTGCCGCTCTGGCCGCCGGCCCAGGTTTCGGCGACGGCGGCGCTGGTGACGTCCTTGTCCACGAGCGTTTCCATGCCGGTGGCCTGTGCCAGGGCTTCGCGGATGCGGACCCTGTTCCAGCCCTGCAGCAGGGGCGGGTCAACCACGGATCCTTCGTCGAGGTCGATCGGGCCGGGGACGGCCACGCCGAGGCCCGCGACCTTCGCCGGGTCCACGCCGGAGTCCTGGATGAGCATCCTGATCTCGTCGGCGATGGTGGTGATGACCGTTGAGGGGTTGCTTCCGGCCGGCGTCGCGATCCGGGAGTGCTTGACGACGTCGCCCACCAGGTCGAGGACCACGAAGGTGATCACCGCCGGGTCCAGGTGCACACCGATGGCGTACATGCCGGAAGGGTTCAGGCGGAGGATGGTGCGCGGTTTCCCGGGCCCGGTGCCCTCCTTGCCGGCTTCGACAATCAGATGCTGGTCCAGGAGCCTGCGTGAAATGTTCGAAATCGTCTGCGGGGACAGCCCTACAATCTGCGCCAGTTCCACCCGGCTCAGGCCGCCGCTTGTTCTCCGGATTGCGTCCAGGATGACGGTCAGATTGAAGTCACCCATCCGGGGCAGATTCGTTCCGCGCCTCGGTGTCGGCTGCCGGATCTCAGTCACTGAATCCCCTAAGTCATTCGGAAAAAATATTCACCATACATCTGGTGTCTGCATCGTACGATACCGTTGCCCGTCCCGGTACTCCCACACGCTGGAGGAACTGTCCGGCGTGTGATATTGGGCCCGACGGCGGTCAGCGGCGGGTGCTCCGGGTCACCGTGAACTTCGGATTCCGGCCCTCTTCGGTGGTGGCGCCGATGAGCCGCTCCAGTGCCGGGCGGTACTGCAGGTGGCTGTTGTAGACCGTCCACAGTTCACCGCCAGGAGCCAGGACCCGGGCAGCCGCCTCGAACATCTTCAGCGCGGCGCCGGCGTGAACGCTGGCGCCCAGGTGGAACGGCGGGTTCAACAGGATGAGGTCCGCGCTGCCGGCCTCGAACGTGGACATCGCGTCGTCCTGGACCGCGGTGATGCGCGATGCCAAGCCATTGGCAGCAGCGGTGGCCTTGGCCGAGGCGACTGCGGCGGCCGACTGGTCTGTGGCCGTGACAAGGGCGTCCGGCCGGCTCTTGGCGTACATCGTGGCCAGGATGCCGGTGCCGCAGCCAAGGTCCACCGCATGGCGTGCGTCCGGCAGGCGGTCCAGGTATCCGAGCAGGAACCGCGTGCCGATGTCCAGCCGGGTCCCCGAGAACGCGGCGCCGTGGGCGCAGACCGTGATACCGAGTTCGCTGTTCTCCTCGGACACCGGGAACGTCGGGTCACCCGGCACGTCCTTGGGCTGCGCCGCCACCAGGACCCGGGACTTACGCTGCGCGAGCTGCGCTTGGACCGATCCGAATCTCTGCTCGAGGACGGCGTTCATGCCCAGGGACATGTGCTTGACGCGGCCCCCGGCGAGCAGGACCGCATCCGGGGCAGCAAAGCGGGCGACGGCGTCGGCGATTTCCTCCAGCTCGGCCAGCGCCTTGGGCAGCTGCAGGACCACCACCTCGGCGCCGTCCAGCAGTCCGGCTCCCAGGCCGAGCTGCTCGAAACGGCCGGACAGGCCGACGGCCTCTGCGTTGTGCTGCAGGGCAAGCGTGCCGGTGTACAGATCCTGGGACACCCGGACATGCCCGACGCCGAGGGCCGCCAATGCGCCGAGCGTCAGGGCACCGTAGCGGTCACCGATCACGGCGACGCGGGTTTCCGGCCCGGTGACGTATCCGGCCGCGGTTTCCAGGAGGAGCCGGTCCGTGGCGTCATGGGCCTGCAGGTTCTCTGCCTCGACATCGGGGAAGCGGCGGAGGCTGCCGAACAAGCCGTCAAGATCCAGTGGGTTCACGCTGAACCTGGCCTACTTTCGCTATTGGGGCCGTCCGGGAATGGTCCGCGGCCTCCGACAATGTATCCTCCGCGGGGGCTCTCGACAACATGATCGCGGCGGAGGGTGGTTGGGAACGCCAGTGATTCCATCCGAGCCCTGTGAGCCCGGAAAACAGAAAGACCCCGCTCAATGAGCGGGGTCTTTCTTCCAGAGTGGAGCTGAGGGGACTCGAACCCCTGACCCCCTGCATGCCATGCAGGTGCGCTACCAGCTGCGCCACAGCCCCGGATTTTGCTGCTTTCCGGCCGGTGGATTTCTCTTCCCGCCGAAGCAACTCGTCAATACTAAACCACAATGGTGTGAGATGCGAAATCGGCCGGATCTGCCGGCCTGGGTGCCTGCAGAACGTTTCCTCGGAACGGATGAGGTGCGGTCGATGAAACGGCCGCACCTCCCCCCAATACTTCCGTCCTTCAACCCGCCACCCCAAAGGCGTGGCCGGTCT contains:
- a CDS encoding carbohydrate ABC transporter permease, whose product is MLPVVPSIVLLLLFLLAPVLWSFYASFTDASLSGRGAKDPQWTGLDNYMRMLGDSSFPLSAGLTLVFVVASAILGQNLLGLVIALLMTRARRPVSSVVGIAVVASWVLPEIVAAFAAYAWFSKDGTLNQLLGSVGAGGTNWLYSFPLMAIVLANTWRGTAFSMLVYRAALAEVPQDISEAALVDGARSWQRLLFVTVPLIRSSIATNLMLITLQTLAVFTLIWVMTAGGPANSSTTLPVLAYQEAFKFGDIGYGTAIASVLILIGVVFGAAYVWLLREKRP
- a CDS encoding methyltransferase; translated protein: MNPLDLDGLFGSLRRFPDVEAENLQAHDATDRLLLETAAGYVTGPETRVAVIGDRYGALTLGALAALGVGHVRVSQDLYTGTLALQHNAEAVGLSGRFEQLGLGAGLLDGAEVVVLQLPKALAELEEIADAVARFAAPDAVLLAGGRVKHMSLGMNAVLEQRFGSVQAQLAQRKSRVLVAAQPKDVPGDPTFPVSEENSELGITVCAHGAAFSGTRLDIGTRFLLGYLDRLPDARHAVDLGCGTGILATMYAKSRPDALVTATDQSAAAVASAKATAAANGLASRITAVQDDAMSTFEAGSADLILLNPPFHLGASVHAGAALKMFEAAARVLAPGGELWTVYNSHLQYRPALERLIGATTEEGRNPKFTVTRSTRR
- a CDS encoding ROK family transcriptional regulator; this translates as MGDFNLTVILDAIRRTSGGLSRVELAQIVGLSPQTISNISRRLLDQHLIVEAGKEGTGPGKPRTILRLNPSGMYAIGVHLDPAVITFVVLDLVGDVVKHSRIATPAGSNPSTVITTIADEIRMLIQDSGVDPAKVAGLGVAVPGPIDLDEGSVVDPPLLQGWNRVRIREALAQATGMETLVDKDVTSAAVAETWAGGQSGTGSFIFMYMGTGIGCGIVLNDEVIRGTSGNAGEIGHIIVDPGGPQCDCGLQGCVKSSCIPVVVVAEAEAAGILDGHRNGTEGPEVQEYFARLCDAADAGDEKAIAILDRSAVLVGRAAAVVTNTLDVERVVFGGPFWARISKYFLRRVPGIIEENSAARRIHSIEVVGTGVGEDVGAIGAACLVLEHTLAPRAQRLLLEG
- a CDS encoding extracellular solute-binding protein, whose protein sequence is MHRPVRSAATLAAAVALLVVTACSSTPQATESKTLKVVYQKSDSFTALDEVLQDAKKEFEAANSGVTIELQPIQANDDDYGTKLALAQRSGDTAPDVFYEDTFKVRSDVDAGYLLKLDGYLEKWEDWSQFSEGAKAAGRGDDGGIYAVPLGTDTRAIWYNKAVLQKAGIPVPWQPTTWAEILDAARKMKAADPTLIPFNMYAGKGTGEGTVMQSFYELLYGTGSTLYDEKEKKWVVGSQGFTDSLAFLETLYDEQLAVTPAEALDSNVWKKVFGEWLPQGKMGATVEGSYTPSFWQKGGSYEWAGYTQDMGVAKFPTQKGQAPGGVSMSGGWTLAVGAKSKNPGLAFNYLATAVNKKNALAFDINNSQIAVRKDVAAEPSYQAANPFVKDVSELVAVTHYRPATADYPRISTAVQVATESVITGKQSPAEAAAEYDRTVEKLVGAAKVLKK